The Prevotella herbatica genome contains the following window.
TATGTTTATAAGTGTAGGTCTGATGTTGCTTTCAATGATAGGTATGTTAGCTTTCAGTTCTAGAATTATAATTTACGCAGCGATTGCCTGTGTGGGATTTGGCAACAGTAATGTTTTCTCAATGGCATTCTCTGAAGCACTAATGGCAATGCCTAAAAAGAAAAATGAAGTATCAGGACTGATGATTATGGGGCTCTTTGGTGGTACGCTATTCCCTTTAGCTATGGGATATTTTAGTGATATCACAGGGAGTCAGACTGGTGCAGTGGCTATAATGACTATAGGAGTTATCTATCTTATAGGGTATACTATAAAACTGAAAAAGCAAAACATATAAAATAAATTTAATAACTTAAAAGTATATGAAGAAAATCGTAGTGGGAATGGGAGAAGCCTTATGGGATGTATTACCAGACGGAAAGAAAATCGGAGGGGCTCCTGCGAATTTTGCTTACCATGCATCACAGTTTGGACTTAACGGCTATGTTGTTAGTGCGGTTGGTAATGATGAACTTGGTAATGAAACGATCAAGAATCTTACGTCTAAAGGTATGAATCTAAGAATACCACAGATCCCTTATCCAACAGGTACGGTTCTGGTAACACTAGATGCTGATGGTGTACCTGCTTATGATATTAAAGAGGGAGTTGCATGGGATAACATCCCATTTACTCAAGAATTGGAGTCCTTGGCAAAAGAAACTCAGGCTGTTTGTTTCGGTTCATTGGCTCAACGTAGTGTGATATCGCGTGAAACAATTCATAAATTCTTGGATGCAATGCCTAATGATGATGGTCGTCTGAAGATATTCGACATTAATCTGCGCCAGTCTTTTTATAGCAAAGAGATCATCTGTGAGTCATTGAAACGTTGTAATGTGTTGAAAATAAACGATGAGGAACTAGTCATTATAAGTCGACTTTTCGGTTATCCAGGTATAGATTTGAAGGATAAATGCTGGCTATTGATTGGTAAATACAAATTAAAAATGCTCATTCTTACTTGTGGTGTAAACGGAAGTTATGTTTTTACTCCTGGTGGCATGTCGTTTGTAGAAACTCCAAAGGTTGAGGTTGCAGATACGGTAGGGGCTGGAGATTCTTTCACAGGATCTTTCTGTTCAGCTATATTGAAAGGAAAGTCTGTCAATGAGGCACATGAATTAGCGGTGAAAGTTAGTGCATTTGTTTGTACACGTAATGGGGCAATGCCATATTTGCCTTATGAACTTACATCTAGTTTGGATTTAAAATAATAACTGATGTGCTCACAAATGTTATAACTTTGTGTGCCATTTTCTTTATCTTCATAATAAAGGTTTCTTTAATACCATTTGCCAATTCCGAGAAAGAAAAGGTGGAATGATATTAAAGTAACTTTTTTACTTTTATTCTTTATTATACCAAAAATAAACAAAGATGTAAAAAATAATAACTATTAGCCTTATTTTATAGTTTGTTTTTGTACAGCTGATATGCTGTATACGTTTGAAAATATTCATCCAAATAGATCGTCGTGGATATGGATTTTCTAAATATTTCTTTTTTTTGGTAGATTTGTAAAGTCGATGTTAGGAATGTCTCCTCGTGAATATAGAGAGAAATTAAGAAAGGAAAAGTTGTAAATCGTAACAATCGTTATTTTTCATATTGTTTTCACGATAGCGGTAGTGTGTTTATGCTATATATTTACTACTTTTGTATCTGAAGTATAATTAGCAAATAAACTGTAAATATATGTTTCAAGAAATAGACCCACATAAAATTTCGTTCAACGAAACTCGAGAACCTGCTAGCAACGATTATGTCGTTTCTGTTAAGTATGGTAAAGTCCTATTTAAAAAGACAAATGATGAAATTGATATACCATTGATTTCTGATTTTGAAGGTATAGATCTTAAGGACTTGAAGTATATTATGACTGTAGAGAAATCTAACTTCTATATATCTGTAGAGCATATATCTTTACCGGATATGGAATATGGCAAACTCCTTGGCTTACTTCATCTTGACAGCATTCCACAGGAAATAAGATTTGCTGCATCTACATGTGCCCATTTGGCAACTTGGTATGAAGACAATAAGCTATGTGGAAGGTGTGGAACTTTAACTCAGTATGGCAAGGAAAGAAATGAATTGGTATGCCCCAATTGTGGCAGACATATCTTTCCAACAATAGCCCCTGTGGTAATTGTCGGAATTACTAATGGTGATAAACTAATGCTGACTCGTTATGCTGCAAAGGGGGCATATGCTCATCATTCGCTGGTAGCAGGATTTGTTGAAGTAGGCGAGACCTTGGAAGACGCTATACGCCGTGAAGCCTGCGAAGAAACAGGATTGAAAGTAAAGAATATCAGATATTTTGCTAGTCAGCCATGGGCTTTCTCTTCGGCATTGCTTATGGGCTTTTGGGCAGAAGCAGATGGCACCGAAGTTCATATCAATGCCGATGGTAAAGGAGAACTTGCCACAGCTGAGTGGATTTCTAGAGATGATATAAAAATGGAGAGTGATGAAAGTTCTCTCACTTGGACAATGATTAAAAGATTTAAAGATAATGAAAAATGAAGTTTTATTCGTTCTGTTGAACGATTATGCAGATTATGAACCTGCTTATATTTCTGGTTCTATCAATTGTGATAAGTTTGGAATGAAACAAAATCCAAAATATGCAACAAAGGTTGTTGCACCAACGATGGATCTAGTCCGTTCTTGTGGCGGCTTTCATACGATGCCAGACTATTCTTTCGATAACATGCCTGAAGATTATGCAGCCCTTATTCTTATAGGAGGATTTAGTTGGATGACGGATGAGGCAAAGCAAGTTGCACCTATTGTGAAAGACGCTATTTCAAAAGGCATAATAGTAGGTGGTATCTGCAATGGTGCTTCATTCTTGGCACAGAATGGTTTCCTTAACAATGTCAAGCATACAGGAAATGGACCTGACGAATTGAAACGTTGGGGTGGTGATAACTATACAAACGCTGCTGGATATCAGAATGTTCAGGCTGTAAGTGATAACGGTATTGTTACTGCTAATGGAACAGCATCACTGGAGTTTGCTGTTGAGTTAATGAAGATATTGGAAATCGATACAGAAGAAAATATTGCTGCATATTACCAGTTTATGCATCTAGGCTTTTGCGACTTCATGAAGACGCTGGCATAAACTATCCAAATTCAATGGCATAAAAAATAAATTCAAGTAACATAATGAAAGAATAATTTTTGTGTCATTGAATATTACTATCTAATCATGCTTTTTTGTGTTATTTAGCTACGAAGCTACGGTATCTCTCACAAAGCCTATAAACAGAGGGGTTGACCAAACGTAGCTCGGAGGATTTAGCTACGATAAGCTACGTTCTAGCTACGTAAACTTGTGTCTTTTTAGGATCGAAAGTTATTCTATGAGTGAATTTGTCAAAGAACCGTTGACTGTATCTGAGGAATAGATTTAGTAAACGAGAGCAGAATTTTTCAAGCTTGTTTAAATGTTCTGCCGAATTCCACTGAATTCTCGGCAAAGATACTGCAAAAATTTTGTCCATGCAATTGGATTTAGGTTAGCCTGTTAGCCAAAGTTTTAATTACTGGATGCTACACATCGTAATACACGTGCGTGCGCATGCGCACACTCTGAGTTTTTCGTAAAAACAAATGTCGAAGTGTCTATTTGTTGAGCATCAAATAGTTATGAAACTTTTCATGTGGCATTAAGTGTCGGTTATTTGTCGGTAAAATCTGGGAGATATTTTTCTTCATTTCGCATTGCGTTTTACGAAGAATTACGATGCGTTTTACGATGTTTTGCAATCCGTTTTACGAAGAAATGCATTGCGTTTTACGATGCTTTAGGAGGTAAAACATCGTAGAAACGTTTCCGTTTCTATATGAAAACAGTTGCATTTCTATATGGAAACGCATGGAAAACTCAATATTTTACCGTCAATTCACCGTCACTTTATGACATCTCGTTTGTCGATAAAATACTGATATTCATTAAGTTGACACTTCGACACTTATATTTTGCAAAACCCTAAGTGCGCGTGCCTGCACGTACATTATATAAGCAAAAATAGATAACGTAGCTAAAACGTAGCTTACCGAAGCTAAATAGACCTAGCTATGTGTCGTCAACCCCTCTGTTTATAGGCTTTGCGAGAGGTACCGTAGCTTCGTAGCTAAAAAACGCGAAAAATGCAGGGAAGATAGTCTAAATGTACAAAAATCAAATTGTCACTGAGAAATCTAGGCTCCAAACAGTTAATTTATCGTTATCAATGGCCCCTTTTTCAACTGTTATTTACACATTTTATGCGGTACTAGTTTCAACGAAAATGTAGAATATTAATATTTTAGTTATATCTAGCAATAATAAAGTATCTATATTTTGCTATCCCACTTAAATTAACGAAGAACCATTTGTTTTAAAAAATATAATTACTATATTTGTGGCAATAAATCCTATGTCATAAATATTAAAAAGGAGGATTTCGCTTTTTTACTATAAATGACAGATTCAGGAGAATTACAAATGATATAATAGTTTAATTAAAATAAGACAACATGAAAAAATCATTGCTAGTGTTTATTTTTCTGTCAATGGCTATTTTTGCTATTGCTCAGACTGTTTATATCACTAAAACAGGTTCAAAGTACCATTCTGATGGTTGCCGTTATTTAAGTCGTAGTTGTATTCCAATAAATCTTTCTGAAGCTAAATTCGAAGGGTATGACCCATGCAGTGTATGTGATCCTCCAACATATGTATACAAGAGGCATGTGACTCACAGCAAGAAGCGGCATGAAGTTTATAAGAGACATCACCATAAATCAGTTAAAAAGAAGTTTTAACTGATTTGTTTTTACACGTAAATAGGGCAAAAGTGAAGATGTGACAATTATTTTATCAAAAAAACATTTTTCTGATAGATTTGTTTTGCTACGCCTGTTTTTATTTCCTTAAATGTTTGTACAGATATAATCATTGTAATACATTGTATGATTATTTTCTGCCTGATTTGAGGGAAGGATACAAATTTCTTAGATTAAATAGAGAGAACTTTTTCTCCATTCTTTAAATATTCAGTAAATGGCTCTCCCATGTACTTAACATCAATCCCTAATTTTTCTATAATAGGTGTTACGCCAAAGTTTTCACAACAATTCTTACAAGCTTCAACGGAAACGTTTGAATGTATCATTTCTAATATTTCAGTCTGAACTTGTGTGTCCTCTGCTACTAATTTCACAGATGCGCCCCAAAGAATAAGATTCACTTGTTTCCACCAACTACGTTTCATAGATGTTATTGCATACATAGACAACATGTTGAAAAAGGTATCTTTGTTGTTCGTTGTCCACAAAATGTTTAATTTTTCATTTGTATCCATATTTATAGTATTTAAAATCCTTGCTTTCTAAAATGTTGCAATTTTATTGTAAGCATCCCTCTTTTTGGTGAGTACAAAGTTACACAATAAATTCTTTTTTATTTCTTTTTTTCGAGTTTTTAAAAAAAATATTAGGAGTGTGTGTTTCAAGAGGTAAATGCCTTTATTATCATTATAATTACCCCAACTTTATAAACAGCCCCCATTCTGCCTATATAAATCCCCAAAATATTAGCTGACCATCAAATATCGGTTTAAGATAATAAAAACAAAAAGGAGTTACATTTCTGTAACTCCTTGTAAACTAATGCGCTTCAAGATGGGCTTGAACCAACGACCCCCTGATTAACAGTCAGGTGCTCTAACCAACTGAGCTATTGAAGCATTGCATTATCATTTCTGATTTGCGGTTGCAAAGGTAAAACGTTTTTTTTAAACCGCCAAACTTTTTTGAGAAAAAAATCACATTAAAGCTATTTTTTTGAAATTTATCACTTGTTGTGTTGCTTTTTACATCTTTATATATTACTTTTGTCAATCAATATGAGAAAGATAATAATATACATCCTAGCTCTGTTGGCTGTGCCTGCCGCAGCCCAGACCGGAAAAGATCATAATTTTGAAGTAGCTAAGAATCTTGAAGTATTTAATTCAATATACAAGAATCTAGACTTGCTTTATGTTGATACACTGTCTGCTGACACTGTTGTAGGTAATGCTATTGACGCAATGTTGGGATCTCTTGACCCTTACACTGAGTATTTTCCTGACGCAAAAGTAAAGGACTTGAAAACTATGCTTACTGGTAAGTATGCTGGTGTGGGTTCACTTATACGCTTTAGCCAGAAATATAATAATTCGTTTATCGATGAACCTTATGAAAATATGCCAGCAGCAGAAGCTGGACTGAAAAAGGGTGATCTTATTTTGGCAGTAGATGACTTGTCGATGGTTGGTAAGAGTAGTCAATATGTTAGCGATCATTTGCGTGGTGATGCTGGAACGACTTTTATGATAAAGGTGAAGCGTCTTTCAACAGGAAAGATTTTAAAGATGAAAATTACACGACGTGCTATAAAGATGCCGTCAGTGCCATATTATGGATTACAGCCTAATAACACTGGATATATAGATCTTAATCAGTTTACTGAAGATTGTTCAAAAGATTTTCGTCGCGCTTTTCTTGAAATGAAAAAACAGGGTATGAAGAGCCTTGTTATTGATCTTCGTGGAAATGGTGGTGGTCTTGAAAGTGAAGCTGTAAACATCGTGAATATGTTTGTTCCAAAAGATGTGCTCGTTGTTTCAAATCGCGGAAAGTTAAAACGTATGAATCATGATTACAAAACAACTGTTGAACCGATTGATACTGTTATGCCGATTGTCGTGCTTGTTAACGGCGGAACAGCCAGCGCAAGTGAAATCACAAGTGGTGCTTTGCAGGACTTTGACCGTGCTGTTGTAATGGGTACACGTACGTATGGCAAAGGACTTGTGCAGATGACGGTAGATCTTCCATATAATGGAAATCTGAAACTAACTACAAATAAATATTACATTCCAAGTGGTCGCTGCATTCAGGCTATAAATTATAAACATGGACGTGGAGGATACATTGAGCATGTGCCGGATTCTCTTACAAAAGTGTTCCGTACATTGCATGGACGTGAAGTTCGTGATGGTGGTGGAATAAAACCGGATGTGGAAATTAAACCGGATACGGCTTCAAACATACAAACCTATCTTACGAGTATTATAGATTCGACTGAGACAGTACTTGATTATGTTGTTGATTATGTGGCTAAGCATCCTACCATCGCATCTCCAGATAAGTTTGAACTTTCGGATGCTGATTTCGAGGACTTTAAACAGCACGTTATAAAAAGCGGTTTTAAGTATGATGGCGTAAGTGAGAAAATCTTACAGGAACTAGTCAAGTCTGCAAAGTTTGAAGGCTATTATAATGATGCCAAAAATGAGTTTGCAGCTATTGAAAAAAAGCTTAAACATAATATCGGAAAGGATCTTGACTACAACAAGGAAGATATAAGGGAAGCCCTCGCAAGTGACATAATATCAGTATATTACTATCAACAAGGCAGTATCGAATATAGTCTTAAACATGACCGTCAGATGGCTGAAGCTATTAAACTTTTGTCAAAACCGGTTGAATATAAGAAGATTCTATTGCCAAAATGAGAAAATATTGCAAAATATTTGCATGCTAACGAAATTATTCGTAATTTTGCAGCATTCAGTGGAATGGGGGGCTCCGAGAGAGTTCCTCATTTTATTTTAATATAGCATATATGATTGACAAAAACGTCGTAAAAAAACTAGTAGATGAGTGGTTGAAAGATAAGGAATATTTCCTTGTTGGTATTGATATCAGCCAAAACGACAAGATTGTAGTTGAGATTGATCACGCTGATGGCGTTTGGATCGAGGATTGTGTTGAATTAAGTAAGTATATAGAGGATCATCTCAGTAGAGATGAAGAAGACTATGAACTTGAAGTTGGTTCGGCAGGTCTTGGACAACCATTCAAGGTTGCTCAGCAATACGTAAACTTCATTGATAAAGAAGTTGAAGTCCTTGATGCGGATGGTAAAAAGTATCAGGGTGTTTTGAAAAGCGTTGACGGTGACAGTTTTGTGGTTACAGTTAACGAAAAAGTTATGGTTGAAGGTAAAAAACGTCCTCAGAAAATGGATGTCGACCATACTTTTGATATGAATAATGTAAAATATACTAAATATTTAATAAGTTTCAAATAAGCTATGGCAGCAAAAAAGAATGATGAAGAGCAGATCAGTATGATCGACACATTCCGTGAATTTAAGGATACGAAGAATATCGATCGTACAACTCTGGTAAGTGTATTGGAGGAAAGTTTCCGTAATGTGCTTGCTAAAATCTTTGGTAGCGATGAGAATTTCGATGTTATTGTAAACCCTGATAAAGGAGATTTCGAAATTTATCGTAACCGTGTTGTAGTTGCAAACGGTGAGGTTGAGGACGAAAATAAGCAGATCGCACTTAAGGATGCACTTAAAATAGAACCAGACTACGAAGTTGGTGAGGATGTTTCTGAACCTGTTAACTTCGCTAAGTTCGGTCGTCGCGCGATATTGAACCTGCGCCAAACTCTTGCTTCTAAAATTCTTGAGCTGGAGCATGACTCTTTATATAATAAGTATAAGGATAGAGTAGGACAGATTATCTCTGGTGAAGTATATCAGATTTGGAAACGTGAAGTTCTTATTGTTGATGATGAGAATAATGAGCTTATACTTCCTAAGACGGAGCAGATTCCTGCTGATGTATACCATAAGGGTGAAACTGTTCGTGCGGTAATACTTCGTGTTGACAATGAAAATAATAATCCTAAGATTATCCTTTCTCGTACAAGTCCATTATTCCTTGAGCGTCTTCTTGAAGCAGAGGTTCCTGAAATTGGCGATGGTCTTATCACTATTCGTAAGATTGCTCGTATGCCAGGTGAACGTGCCAAGATTGCCGTTGAAAGTTTCGATGAGCGTATTGACCCAGTTGGAGCTTGCGTCGGTGTGAAAGGTAGTCGTGTTCATGGTATCGTTCGCGAATTGTGCAATGAAAACCTTGATGTTGTAAATTATACTTCAAATATCAAACTGTTTATCCAGCGTTCACTTAGTCCTGCACGTGTGAGCAGTATTAATATTGACGAGGAAAATCATAAGGCAGAAGTTTTCTTGCAGCCAGAAGAAGTCAGCTTGGCTATTGGTCGTGGTGGACTAAATATCAAACTAGCTTCTATGCTTACAGAATTCACAATTGATGTATTCCGTGAAGTTCCAGAGGATGAGGCAGACGAAGATATCTACTTGGATGAATTCTCAGATGAGATTGATCAGTGGGTTATTGACGCAGTTAAGGCTGTTGGTCTTGATACAGCTAAAGCTGTAATTAATGCTCCACGAGAGATGCTTATTGAGAAGGCTGATCTTGAGGAAGAAACTGTTGACCATGTTCTTAAGGTGCTTCGTGCAGAGTTTGAACAATAATTAAAAATAAAAAGGAAAGAAAGTATTTAATGAAAATGAGGAAATAAATATAATTAAGGTAATAGAATGAGTGGTTTTCCCTTTTTGCCGATTTCATTCACTACCTTCAAATAGATAAATATGAGCATCAGATTAAATAAAGCATTACGTGAATTAAACATAGGACTTCAAACGGCAGTTGAATTCCTTGAAAAGAAAAGTGAACTGGGAGAGGTGAAGTCTGACTTGAGCTACAAACTCTCAGAGGGGCAGTACAATGCTCTTGTTGAGGCATTCAAACAGGATGCAGAAGTTCGTAGTGAGGCAGAAAAACTTTTCCAGAAGAAACCAAAGGAAAAGAAGCGTACGCCTGAGGCAAAGGAAAATCGTGCCGAAAATCTTCTTGAATCTTCTAATCAACAGCGTTTCAAACCTGTTGGAAAGATTGATCTTGATAGTATAGGTAAGAAACCAGCGGCTCAGAAGTCTGTTGCTCCTGAAGTAAAGGCTGCTGCCGTCAGCCACGAGCCTGTAAATAAACATGTTGATAAACCAGTGGAAAAACCAGTAGTAAAAGCTACTGCGGCACCTAAACCAGTTGCTGCAAAGGTAGAAACTCCGAAGCCTGCTAAACCGGTTGAACAGCCTAAGGCTGCAGCTCCAAAAGTTGTTGAGGCTCCAAAACCTACAGTGTCTGAAAAACCTGCAGAGAAAGCCGATGATGGAATCTTTACATTGAAAAGTGAAAAGAAAATCCTTAATGCTCCTAAGATGAATGTTGTTGGTAAGATTGACCTTGATTCTTTGAATCAGAGTACTCGACCAAAGAAAAAGTCAAAGGAAGAAAAGCGCAAAGAGCGTGAGGAAAAGACTGCGCAGCAGCACGCTGGTGTAGAAAGAAAGAAGCGCGTACGTATAAACAAGACACGCGTGGATATTAATGCTGCTGCTAATCAGGGCGGTAATAATAACCATAATAACACCAACCGAAATAATAATAATCGCAATAACAATAATAGAAATAATAATAACCAGAACGGTGCTAATAGAGGTCCTAATAACGCTGCTGGGAACAACAATAATAATAATAGAAACCGCAAGCGTGGTCAGAAGCCTTTAGAGGTTGATGATAATGCAGTAGCACGTCAGGTAAAGGAGACTCTAGCACGATTAACTAGCAAGAGCCAGAACAAGAAAGGCGCTAAATACCGTAAGGATAAGCGTGACGCTGTTCAGGTAAAACTCCAGAAAGTTGCTAATGCAGAGCAGAAAGATGCTAGAATTCTTAAGCTTACCGAATTTGTAACTGTAAGTGAACTTGCCACCATGATGAATATTGGTGTGACTCAGGTTATCTCTACTCTTATGAGTGTCGGTATTATGGTTTCAATAAACCAGCGTCTTGATGCAGAGACAATCAACATGGTAGCTGATGAATTCGGTTTCAAGACAGAATATGTAAGTGCTGAGGTTCAGGAGGCTGTAAGTGAAGAGATTGATGAAGAAACCGATTTATACTCTCGCGCTCCTATCGTTACAGTCATGGGACATGTTGACCATGGTAAGACATCTTTGCTAGACCACATCCGCAATACGAATGTGATTGCCGGTGAGGCTGGTGGTATTACACAGCATATCGGTGCTTACGGTGTTACTCTTAAGAATGGCCAGAAGGTTACATTCCTTGATACTCCAGGTCATGAAGCATTTACTGCTATGCGTGCACGTGGTGCTCAGGTTACAGATATCGCAATCATTATCATCGCAGCTGATGACTCTGTGATGCCTACTACAAAAGAGGCTATTGCACATGCTCAGGCTGCAGGTGTTCCAATGGTATTCGCAATAAATAAGATCGATAAGCCAGGAGCAAATCCTGATAAGATTCGTGAAGACTTGT
Protein-coding sequences here:
- a CDS encoding type 1 glutamine amidotransferase family protein, whose protein sequence is MKNEVLFVLLNDYADYEPAYISGSINCDKFGMKQNPKYATKVVAPTMDLVRSCGGFHTMPDYSFDNMPEDYAALILIGGFSWMTDEAKQVAPIVKDAISKGIIVGGICNGASFLAQNGFLNNVKHTGNGPDELKRWGGDNYTNAAGYQNVQAVSDNGIVTANGTASLEFAVELMKILEIDTEENIAAYYQFMHLGFCDFMKTLA
- the nusA gene encoding transcription termination factor NusA, which produces MAAKKNDEEQISMIDTFREFKDTKNIDRTTLVSVLEESFRNVLAKIFGSDENFDVIVNPDKGDFEIYRNRVVVANGEVEDENKQIALKDALKIEPDYEVGEDVSEPVNFAKFGRRAILNLRQTLASKILELEHDSLYNKYKDRVGQIISGEVYQIWKREVLIVDDENNELILPKTEQIPADVYHKGETVRAVILRVDNENNNPKIILSRTSPLFLERLLEAEVPEIGDGLITIRKIARMPGERAKIAVESFDERIDPVGACVGVKGSRVHGIVRELCNENLDVVNYTSNIKLFIQRSLSPARVSSINIDEENHKAEVFLQPEEVSLAIGRGGLNIKLASMLTEFTIDVFREVPEDEADEDIYLDEFSDEIDQWVIDAVKAVGLDTAKAVINAPREMLIEKADLEEETVDHVLKVLRAEFEQ
- a CDS encoding S41 family peptidase, whose translation is MRKIIIYILALLAVPAAAQTGKDHNFEVAKNLEVFNSIYKNLDLLYVDTLSADTVVGNAIDAMLGSLDPYTEYFPDAKVKDLKTMLTGKYAGVGSLIRFSQKYNNSFIDEPYENMPAAEAGLKKGDLILAVDDLSMVGKSSQYVSDHLRGDAGTTFMIKVKRLSTGKILKMKITRRAIKMPSVPYYGLQPNNTGYIDLNQFTEDCSKDFRRAFLEMKKQGMKSLVIDLRGNGGGLESEAVNIVNMFVPKDVLVVSNRGKLKRMNHDYKTTVEPIDTVMPIVVLVNGGTASASEITSGALQDFDRAVVMGTRTYGKGLVQMTVDLPYNGNLKLTTNKYYIPSGRCIQAINYKHGRGGYIEHVPDSLTKVFRTLHGREVRDGGGIKPDVEIKPDTASNIQTYLTSIIDSTETVLDYVVDYVAKHPTIASPDKFELSDADFEDFKQHVIKSGFKYDGVSEKILQELVKSAKFEGYYNDAKNEFAAIEKKLKHNIGKDLDYNKEDIREALASDIISVYYYQQGSIEYSLKHDRQMAEAIKLLSKPVEYKKILLPK
- a CDS encoding DsrE family protein yields the protein MDTNEKLNILWTTNNKDTFFNMLSMYAITSMKRSWWKQVNLILWGASVKLVAEDTQVQTEILEMIHSNVSVEACKNCCENFGVTPIIEKLGIDVKYMGEPFTEYLKNGEKVLSI
- a CDS encoding carbohydrate kinase family protein, coding for MKKIVVGMGEALWDVLPDGKKIGGAPANFAYHASQFGLNGYVVSAVGNDELGNETIKNLTSKGMNLRIPQIPYPTGTVLVTLDADGVPAYDIKEGVAWDNIPFTQELESLAKETQAVCFGSLAQRSVISRETIHKFLDAMPNDDGRLKIFDINLRQSFYSKEIICESLKRCNVLKINDEELVIISRLFGYPGIDLKDKCWLLIGKYKLKMLILTCGVNGSYVFTPGGMSFVETPKVEVADTVGAGDSFTGSFCSAILKGKSVNEAHELAVKVSAFVCTRNGAMPYLPYELTSSLDLK
- the infB gene encoding translation initiation factor IF-2; this encodes MSIRLNKALRELNIGLQTAVEFLEKKSELGEVKSDLSYKLSEGQYNALVEAFKQDAEVRSEAEKLFQKKPKEKKRTPEAKENRAENLLESSNQQRFKPVGKIDLDSIGKKPAAQKSVAPEVKAAAVSHEPVNKHVDKPVEKPVVKATAAPKPVAAKVETPKPAKPVEQPKAAAPKVVEAPKPTVSEKPAEKADDGIFTLKSEKKILNAPKMNVVGKIDLDSLNQSTRPKKKSKEEKRKEREEKTAQQHAGVERKKRVRINKTRVDINAAANQGGNNNHNNTNRNNNNRNNNNRNNNNQNGANRGPNNAAGNNNNNNRNRKRGQKPLEVDDNAVARQVKETLARLTSKSQNKKGAKYRKDKRDAVQVKLQKVANAEQKDARILKLTEFVTVSELATMMNIGVTQVISTLMSVGIMVSINQRLDAETINMVADEFGFKTEYVSAEVQEAVSEEIDEETDLYSRAPIVTVMGHVDHGKTSLLDHIRNTNVIAGEAGGITQHIGAYGVTLKNGQKVTFLDTPGHEAFTAMRARGAQVTDIAIIIIAADDSVMPTTKEAIAHAQAAGVPMVFAINKIDKPGANPDKIREDLSQMNLLVEEWGGKYQCQEISAKKGVGVEELLDKVLLEAEMLDLKANPNRKATGTIIESSLDKGRGYVSTVLVSNGTLKIGDVVIAGTSWGRIKAMFNERNQRIDEAAPAEPAIILGLNGAPTAGDQFHVLESEQEVREIANKREQLQREQGLRTQKRLTLGDISHRIARGEFHELNIIVKGDTDGSIEALSDSFIKLSTEKVLVNVISKAVGQISENDVMLASASDAVIVGFQVRPSSEARKLADREGVEINTYSIIYDAIDDIKSAMVGMLDKVTKEIITGQVEVKQVFKVSKVGTIAGGLVTEGKVHAKDKARLVRDGIVIRTADINALKRYKDDVKEVPMGMECGISLVNFNDILGGDIIETFTEIEVEQKL
- the rimP gene encoding ribosome assembly cofactor RimP — protein: MIDKNVVKKLVDEWLKDKEYFLVGIDISQNDKIVVEIDHADGVWIEDCVELSKYIEDHLSRDEEDYELEVGSAGLGQPFKVAQQYVNFIDKEVEVLDADGKKYQGVLKSVDGDSFVVTVNEKVMVEGKKRPQKMDVDHTFDMNNVKYTKYLISFK
- the nudC gene encoding NAD(+) diphosphatase, whose translation is MFQEIDPHKISFNETREPASNDYVVSVKYGKVLFKKTNDEIDIPLISDFEGIDLKDLKYIMTVEKSNFYISVEHISLPDMEYGKLLGLLHLDSIPQEIRFAASTCAHLATWYEDNKLCGRCGTLTQYGKERNELVCPNCGRHIFPTIAPVVIVGITNGDKLMLTRYAAKGAYAHHSLVAGFVEVGETLEDAIRREACEETGLKVKNIRYFASQPWAFSSALLMGFWAEADGTEVHINADGKGELATAEWISRDDIKMESDESSLTWTMIKRFKDNEK